cagtagctcttcatctttcttgaactgtggagcccagcactggacacagtactccagatggggcctcaccagggcagtgtagaggggaaggagaacctcctcaCGGGAGTTGTAGTCCTCCCTGCGGCCCCCCCCACTCCATTCACTGCCTCTTgtattgcatttctttgtttaaaaagggaCGTTTTCCTGGAAAATATCTTTTCCACACAGGCGTAACCAAAGCAGTTGCTTTATTTCAGCCCTGTGCTGCGACATGGCCAccttcacagcccccccccccccccaatttatttttatttgcctcCCCCtacaaacagtttttcagcagtgGAAACAAAAACTGCGGCAACACAAGCTCCTCTCGAACGCCACTCTCCAAATTAAAAACGATCCAAGTTGTGAGAAATGCTACCTGTCACCAAAAACTTCTGTAAGAGCCCGGTCTTCACGGCAGCCTCAGAAATTCCTGTGCACCTCAGAAATGTCCCTATGCACACACACCTCGACCACGCCGCGCAGGAAAACGAGCTTGGAAGAGCTATTTCCACACATCTCGCCGCATTCCGGGCGATCCAAACCCTCAGAGGTTGGATAGTTGGTATCTCCTCACTATCCCGTCTCTGCAGCACGTGTAGATTTGCTTCTCCCAGGAAGCCACctgaaaaagagagggagggggggaaaaagcagtATTTAAGCACAGGATCTCTAAAATTCTCAGAGGTCAGCTTTCCTTTTGGACTTTCACGGAGGGAGGAGGCGGTGAGCGGCTCCTGGAACAGCGTTAGTGGGTTTTAAAGGACAGTGCAAGGTGGCACCAGGAGCTTCGGGAGCAGGTGAGTGCTCCCACAAGGGTTCTTCTGTCAGATCCGAAAGCGAAAATGACTTTTTCTCcacatttttctcatgttttgcTCACACCAATGAGCTTTGCAGGTCAGATCTGAGCCTCCAGGCGAGGCTGAGCGTTAGCCCTTGAGCGTGTGTGCTGGCTAGGAGAGGGGGGAACTGGACTGGAGAGCTGGAACGGGTTAAAACCAAAAGCTGATTTCCACCAGTGCCACCAGTTTGAGAGCGCAGGTCACCCTCCCCGCTCTGCAGGGCGTCTGGAAACACAACAGCCAGACCCACCTTCTGGTCTGGAGTCACCAGGGGACAAAAAGAGACAGGCAGCACcacacagctggctgctgctttcaCCCCGATGATCTTCCCAGCACAATTAATTCACGCTTCGTCAGGGAAACACAGTTCTGCCACAGCTACTCCAACCACCCAGCTACTCCTCCGCTTCGGTTTTGCTACTGCACGACGGAGATAACTGCCGCCGGataccgcagaggatttgtttatgCAAAATATGAAGATTATTcaggtagaaaaaaaacccaaaagcttcaAAGTCAGCTGTGTGAAGGAAGCCGCTGTGCGGGCGGCCAAATCCTTAGGGAAAGGCGGCtgcctatgcaccagtacaggcttggggtggacctgctggagagcagctttgtggagagggacctgggtgtcctggtggacgacagggtgaccatgagccagcaggtcaagggaggctctccttcccctctgctctgccctggtgaggccccatctgcagtgctgtgtccagtgctgggctccccagttcaagaaagatgaggagctactggagagagtccagcgcagggctacgaggatgaggaggggactggagcatctctcctacgaggagaggctgagggagctgggcttgttcagcctggagaagagaaggctgagaggggaccttagaaatgctgataaatctcttcagggtgggggtcagcaggatggggccagactctttccagtggtgcccagcgacaggacaaggggcaacgggcacaaactgaagccgaggaagttccagctgaacccgaggaagaacttcttccctctgagggtgacggagccctggcccaggctgcccagaggggctgtggagtctccttctctggagatattcaagacccacctggacgcggtgctgtgcagcctgctgtaggtgaccctgctttgggaggggtttggacagggtgacccacagaggtcccttccagcccctgccatgctgtgattctgcctgctgcctggcacCACCTTTCCCTACAGCCTTTATTGCGGGCCATGCACCGCTCTCCTTACCTTGTACACAGGGTCGCAGTCCGCTGCCGTGAGATCGAGGACGTGATCAAGGTCCTGCTGGACGATAAAGCAGGTTCCGTCACCTGCATGAGCAGAAGAGATCCTAAGCGAGGAAGAAACATCAACTAATTAGTGAAATGAGCCACGTTCCCAACTACAAGCAGCACCAACAGGCCCTGCAGGAATGCTGAATCGTAGGGTATGGAGCCCccagcaagggggaaaaaatgccGTGAAGATGCCAGAGAGTTGGAAAAAGGCTCTAATAGTCGAGAGGCACCTTTGAGGCCCTGCTTTGGAGGAACAGAGGGAGGTGAGGGGCAGAAATCACAAGGCAACCACGTAATATAGCTCCTGCTACATCGTCTTTTGGCCACACTGTCCAGCCCCCagtgcttccacgtcagagggcAATCCCCAAAGAGCACAAAACTCCTCGATTCAATGatactggcccaggttgcccagagaagctgtggctgccccctccctggcagtgctcaagaccaggttggatggagctctgggcaccctaggctggtggaagatgtccctgctgatggcaggggggttggaaccagatgagctttaaggtcccttccaacccaaaccattctattgtTTCTACCGGTGTAACACAGCACTGGAGTTACCCTGGCTGGCAATAAATCCATCCCGGTACGGGAGCAGCGAAAGCACCGGTGCTCCTGATCTATGGATGACCTGGATCGGAGAGCTagaaaaaggagcagaaacaAGGGATGAGTATTATGGTCTATAGTCAGGAGCTTTCGACACTAATAAAAACTGacctggggcagctcctgccctcagCCACAGCTCAGTTCCAGCCCTACACTGGAATGAGGATCAGGGTGAACGTCAGGATCCTACAAACACCCTCCAGTCTCACCAGTGAAGGGGAGGAAGGGGCTCTTCTTTTGGTGGGAGCAATGCTACTCTTAACGAGTTCTCTGTAAAGCTCTCGacatacatatgtacatagaTTACCCAATCACACAGACACTAATATGTAACATAATATGCACCGTACATTAAcataattttatatatacacatacttaaAAAGCAATAATCTGCAAGGTAAGGCAGTGCCAAGAGCACCCCTGGTCACAGATCGAGGTTTTCAGGAACTAAGGCATCTGCGCAGAGCCCGCAGTCTTTTAGAAGGCACTTTCCAGAGAACATCCCATCAGACTGCCAACACGACCAAGAGTACCCTGCCCCAGCAAAAGAAACATCCCCAGGAGGCTCAGAAGCTCACTGTGCCACAGCAGTGCCTGTACCCAGCCTTTACAAGGGGCACTGTCTGCAGCACCCTCAGCCTGGCTCTTTCCCAAGCCAAAAAACCAGCCAGCGGTTCAAGACTCGCAGGCACGCACTCACTTGGTGTTTCTCACGTCCAGCTGATAGATGTTCCCATCCTGCGTCCCTGCCAGGATGTAGGTACCTGAGAGGAACGTGCAGCAGTTGAACGCGTCAGATCCGATGAAGAGGAACACCTGAGAACACAGGAACCAAGGCAAACGTCAGACACCTGCAGATGAggatcacggaatcacagaatcccagcatcgcaggggttggcagggccctctgggggtcaccaagcccaaccccctgcccaagcagggtcacccagagcaggctgcacaggaccacgtccagccggggttggaatatctccagagaaggagactccacagcccctctgggcagcctgggccagggctccgtcaccctcagagggaagaagttcttcctcatgttcagacagaacttcctcggcttcagtttgtgcccgttgccccttgtcctgtcgctgggcaccactgaaaagagtctggccccatcctcctgacccccaccctgaagagatttatcagcatttctaaggtccccttctcagccttctcttctccaggctgaacaagcccagctccctcagcctctcttcgtaggagagatgctccagtcccctcctcatcctcgtagccctccgctggactctctccattagctcctcatctctcttgaactggggagcccagcactggacacagcactgcagatggggcctcaccagggcagagtagagggggaggagaacctccctcgacctgctggccacactcctcctaatgcaccccaggatcccatcggctttcttggcagccagggcactggaGAAGGAAGCAGTTATTTATTTAGAAGTCAGCACAGTCGTTTCCACGAGTCACAGCACAAACCAAAAACCCAGAGCTAGGTTAAAAACTCTTGAGCTCTGCTCCAGGATACGCAGAACCAGGATCAGTCCTGCCCGAGCTGAAGGCCAGAACTCCAGGATCAGTCTTGCcaagcagagacagagcagtCAGTGAAGGCTCCGAGCTCTCCTTTGGAACAAGGACACATCGCACAGCCACAGGAGAACCGATGCTGAGCTCGGAATGAGCTTCAGACACCCACGGAGCAGCGCAACCAGCTCCACACGGCAGGCTGGCGGGGACCGCTCCTTCCTCCCAGTTCTACTCGCCACAAACACCGCAAGCAGTTCCATCTGCTGTGTCATGAGGAGCTCCTGTCTACTGCCCGGGATGATCCTGGTGAGATCTCTGGCACCtaagcagtgttccccagggctcaggtttgggtccggtcttgttcaacacctttatcaatgacctggatcaggggatcgagtgctccctcagtcagtttgcagatgacaccaagctgggcgcgagtgtcgatctgctggagggtagcaaggctctgcagagggatctggacaggctggatcgatgggccaaggccaactttatgaggttcaacaaggccaaatgctgagtcctgcccttggatcacaacaaccccacgcaatgctcCAGGcgtgaggaggagtggctggagagctgcccggtggaaaaggaccttggggtgctggtcgacagccggctgaccatgagccagcagtgtgcccacgtggccaagaaggccaacggcatcctggcttgaatcaggaatggtgtggccagcagaggcagggaggggatcgtgcccctgcactcggcactggtgaggccacacctggagtgctgtgttcagttttgggtccctcactccaagaaggacattgaggggctggagcgtgtccagagaagggcaacgaggctggggaggggtctggagaacaagtctgatggggagcagctgagggagctggggctgttgagtctggagaagaggaggctgaggggagaccttctccctctctacagctccctgacaggagggtgtagtgagggggggttggtctcttctcccaaggaaccagcgacaggacaagaggcaatggcctcaagttgctccaggggaggttcagattggagactgggaaaaatttcttcaccgaaagagtggtcaggccttggcccaggccgcccagggaggtggtggagtccccatccctggaggggttaaaaaaccgtgtaaatgtggcactttgggatatggtttagcaggcacggtggggttgggtttgtggttggacttgatggtcttagaggtcttttccaacctatgattctgtgagatccAGCAGAGAGATGGACTGCAGACCTTTCACACCCTACTTCAAACAGCAACTTTACACCTCGGCTGCTTAAGGCAGCCCGCAGTTCCCACATTCACAATGACATCTACTGGCCACTGCTCAAACAGTCTCCCCCTACCTGGGCTAAACTAGTGAGCAGTTCTTGCTCCTCAAACCCCTCCACAGAAATCTGGCCagcaggaaggagaggaagcatCACTTCATTGTACCAGGTTTTAGTTTCTCCTCCATGGAATACACATGTGGGAGAACACCGCAGTGTAGGACCTCGGCCAAATGCAGGCAGATCAGCCCTCCCCTGCCTCCAGCCTGGTCCTGTCCCTTTCTGTTCCACGTGATGAACCTCACCAGGGCACCGGAACGGGATTAGCACTAACCAGTTTATCCATCTAGGTTAGTTTTACCCTGGCTCAATTCTGAATTTTAACCTGGCTCTGTACAGCCACGTGAACAGCAGCTTACAAaccgaggagctgctgcagcagcgatGGAAACGAAGGGACCAACACCTCGGAGGCCATTTTCTAGCAGCATCTCAGAGCTCTCTCCCAGTCAAGCACTTGTGACAGTCTCGGGCTCCTTAccggctgcctgctctgcagtccCACCCCTTGCAGCTTCTTGTCTTCTCGAGCCAGCAGCAGGATTTTCCCTTCTGTCCCAACCTCACGTTCGCCTGACAAAAGGACAACAGTTAATTCCAGCAGCGGCTACACAAGTCTCGACGGCACAGTCTGGATCACCCCCGCTGCACCTGTAACGGCGTTCCTCCACACCCCAAGGCACCAGATGCAGCAGGGCAAGCCGGTAACCAAAGAGATCGCGCTCTTAAACTGCCTGATCAGGCTCAATTCCTCCGCAGGAGCGCAGGGCTCTGTTCTGGtgaccccagctcccctccctagGTGGTACGAGGGCACACAGCAGCAAGCTGCACAGTCAGGATTAGGGGTGACCAAGCTAAGCAAATCGGGGCAGGGGAATGAAGGTGAATTTTATGAGAAAGGTCCTTACTAGGAGCTTTTCCAGGCGTGCCCAGGTTCAGGGAGTTGTCAGCAGCGCCCACGGCAAGGCCATTGACCGGAGAGCCGCAGTCAGCGACGACGCCCAGACAGGAGGATTTTCCACAGTCCCAGAGGCGGGCAGTGCCGTCTCTCGAGCAGGAAAGGACATTTCTCCCCCGATCCACAATGGCAGCGTCCAAAATACCTGCATCAGAGCAAAGGCTGCGTTCAGACACACAGCGTGGAAGGCAGACAGACAAAGCACCTCATTTCCCGAGGCAAACTAACTACAAGCCCCAAGCTACAGTCCCCAAAGTGCCACCAGTCACACACAGCCaaagtacctctcctacgaggacaggctgagggagctggggctgttcagcctggaggagagaaggctccagggtggcctcagagcagctgccagtgcctgaaggggccaacaggaaggacggagaggggcttttcacaagggtgtgtagtgataggacaagggggaatggctctaaactaaaagagggcaggtttagattagatattaggaagaaattcttccccatgagggtggtgaaacactggcccaggttgcccagagaagctgtggctgccccctccctggcagtgctcaaggccaggttggatggagctctgagcaacgtggtctggtggaagatgtccctgctgatggcaggggggctggaaccagatgatctttaaggttcctttccaaccgaaaccattctatgattccatgaaactGCGCGGGGCGcaacgtggggcagggagccACAGCATCTAGAAGGAGGTGTGTGGAAGGTAGCCAGCCAGCGTCGCTCTGACCAAAGCTCGGTCACACCGCCTGCCACGTTTGGGTTACAGGACATTCGCAGCGAAGCACTTGGAATCCATACAAATAGGTCACAGGAGAACAACGGCAGGTTCAGTGCAAGGCAAGTTTCTGATTCAGTTTTGGGCAGCCAGCCACGGGGCTTATTTACCTTTTTCAATCAAGTCTTGCGCCTTGTGAGACAGGGAAAACACAAGCCTGTACAGAGCAGGTAGGTACTCAGGGAGGAGATTATCTGGGGCAGGGTTTTGGGCATCTGATGCCACATCCACAACTCACTTGGACTTGCTCAcgatcatagaatggtaagggctggaagggaccttaaagctcatctggttccaacccccctgccatcagcagggacatcttccaccagaccacgttgctcagagctccatccaacctggccttgaacactgccagggagggggcagccacagcttctctgggcaaccacccAAGTGTTCAAGCTGTCATCCCTTAGGAAGCACCAGCCATGACAAGAAAGCACCACTGGACGCTGTGCTCTGGGCCAGAGGtaaagaaaaacaggagtgaaaaaCGGGAGTCAAAAGGGGACCCTGCTTAGGCATTACGCATAAACCCACGCTGCCTCTGAACGAGGGATCCTGGAAACCAAATCTTTTTTCCAGAGATTAACAGAGGCTCTGTCCAGAAATTGCCTCAATCACAGCTCTCAGGAACCTTTCCGGGTAGCTCGTTTTCCATCCCCAGCAGTTCTTCTCTGGGATTAACTGGCAATCAGAGGAGTTGGTAGCATGGTCCCTGAACACAGCATCTAACTGACCACATAAGGTGGCCAGCGCATCATCTACACGAGGACACGAGGAGCGTGAAGAATTTACTCTCATTTTAAGCAGCAAGACCACCAGCAGGCACAGAGCTGAACATCTGCCCTCGTACAAGGGTGAGCAAGCTTATTCCAGCCCTTCTTAAGAAATAATCACTTCAGCATCCTCGCAgctgctcttcctctgccttATTTTCAACAGCACATGTCCTCGAGGCAGGTAACTCCCTGCATGAGTTCTGCAAGTCCATAATAAACTGCTACATGCTTTTCtgggcaagggaaaaaaaacaaaaggaagaggcTCTGGAGCAACTGCAGGCGAGCAGGATGAACTGGGTGCGAGCAGGAGGCATTCCCAGCGCAGGCTGCAAGGCTACTGAACGCAGGtcagagctctgcagagctgagacTGCCCTGGAGGAGCAGAATGCCCTCTGCCTCCACCTCTGGCACTCGCAACAGGCTAATGGACTGCATCCTCCCTCTTTTCACCTTAATTAACGAGGAAAACAGGTCAGCAAGAGAAATACTCTCATCCAATACAGCTACCATCAATCTTTTTCTTCACATCCTAGGAGCTTGAAAAAGCTACTCCGGACATCTACTACAAATGCACAGCGCAGAGTGCAGCAGGGTGGTGACCGAACATTAGCCCTTGGGTGCAACACAATTACACACACGGCAGATCAAGCATTTCAAAGACTAAGTACTCTGTACCTCCTTTGTGACCTTTAAATGTTACTACGCAGCTGGCATCTTCTGCTGACCAGATCTTTAGCTGGGCATCCattcccccactcagaaccacGAGGCCCGATGGGAAAAACCTGCAACAATTCACATCATACACATGGCCTTCCAATAGTCTCTGGAAAAACAAAGAACTGCGTGCTAGTTCCATTGTTAGCACCCTCACGCCGAGCAATCTTTGAGCTATGACACCTGAAAACTTGGTATTCCTATGCGGGCAGAGGAATCAAACCCTCCGTGTTTGCGTTCCTGCAGCAGACTCCTCTGAATGTGAGGCAGTCAAAGAGCCAGCAGGTTCGCTTTGGGCCTCCCTCTGCCATCTGAGCAGCTAACGACATCGCAAAGGATACCACATTTCTTGCTAATAACAGGTTAGATGTCTCCATCCTCTGCCAAACTAGCAGCTGGCAGGTCAAGCTCCACAAGAAACACCCGAACTGGGAAGGCAGCCAGCCACGATGTGGTTAATCCATCACGGGCAGGagtcttttttccccacctcttctctactgcagatgaagaagaacTCTACTGGTTCTTGGACCACGAGGACTAGCAGCTGTCAGTTACCTTCTGCACTCTAGCTGTCATTCCTAACTACCCATTCTTATTTTCACCCTGGCACTCCTCTCCAGATTGCTGAGCATCATTTCCCTTGGGAGAAGTCACGCTTTCCGACAGCATTGACTTAAAACCTCCGAGATGTCAAATTTCAACCAGCTTTTCAATCAAAAGCCAGATTCTTGCCTGCCCTAGACCACAGCGCGCAGATAGCCTGGCCAAAGTCACGGCCGAATGACTTCAGTCACGTCACAGACAACACACAACATCCACGCTAGACGCTCTTACTCTTATTTCTCCATTCGCAGCCTGCCAGATTTTCATGGTCCCATCTGTGCTGGTAGACACGCCGAGCCCTCCACCACTGGAAATATCGAGACAGGTAATCTGCAGGAGGGTAAAAAACACCCAAATGTTAGCTTTACATGACCCTGTCTGTAGGTATTTCTGCTCAAGAGCCTAACTGGGCTGTGGGAGGCCTGCTAAGTACATCATTCAGTGCTATCATCTccccaggacacactgctggagTCATTTAAAGCCCCTGAAAGAGTTTCCACATGCCTAGCTTAACAGTTTCAGCCTCATAAGAGTCTTCTAACACTTAATAGCCTTATGCAAGGACTTCACAGGCTTTCTCTCCTCAACCTCTCAGTAAGTTTTAGGAGATATTAATTAAACCCTTAAGAAATAAACACACAAGAGGATcctgaagagcaggctttttctACAGGGCAGCATAAAAAGAAATTCTCTTCAGTTTATCTGTTTATACAGATTGCTGCATCCCTGCTTCCAGAgcgagctgctgagctgggctgaccCGCAGCCAGGGCTCAGACGAGTTGGGTGACTGGAACCTGGCACGAAGCACCCCAGATTTCTCGTAATTGCCAACCAAATTTGACAAAGAAATTGCTATTCTCTGCCTGTGACTCTGCAGACACCtgcaaagcagggagaaaaagaaacgcTGAGTCAggagcctgcagacagcagctgtATTTCAGGTTTACCCCGGGAGAAGCAGAAATGTGGATTTTTCTAGCACCTCCTGGACACAGGTAAGAAACTGAGCCTCGCTGTTCCACGTCAGTCCAAGACAACTGGCCAGCCTGAGAGCACCCTGACTCACAAGCCCACAAGGCACTGTTTGAGAGATTTACAACAGCACAGCCTAAATTTGCCGGAACACTGGCTCCAAACTAGCTCCTTACACAGGCAGGCGAACTGCTCACACAGTGGTATTAACAACTGCCTGCTTTGCACAAAGCCTGGGAGAGCTGAATGCTTGTGAAGAGAGCAGACACTGAGCTCATATTCTTGCGAAAGGGCAGCCTTTCCCGTGATGCCAGACCTCACTGCTGCCTTTTGGGAAAGGCAGACGCATTTCAGTTGTGGATAAATGCAGCTGGACTAGACAATCATCGTAGGTCCCTGACATATTCTATGctattcaaaaataatttaatgtgacAGGTACTCTAGCCTTGACTAAACGATTACATCTTCTAAGTGAGAGAGATATTTCCACTACAGATTGCAGCAGCACTGAACAggctgaaaacaacaacaactatACAGCTTTTGTTAGAACAAAGGTtaacactcagaatcacagaatggtcagggttggaagggacctctgtgggtcacccagcccaaccccctgcccaagcagggtcacccagagcaggctgcacagcaccgcagccaggcgggtcttgaatatctccagagaaggagactccacagcccctctgggcagcctgggccagggctccggcaccctcagagggaagaagttcttcctcgtcttcagctggaacttcctcggcttcagtttgtgcccgttgccgcttgtcctgtcgctgggcaccactggaaagagtctggccccgtcctcctgacacccaccctgcagatatttagaggcatttctaaggtcccctctcagccttctcttctccaggctgaagaagcccagctccctcagcctctcctcgtagcagagatgctccagtcccctcctcatcctcatagccctccactggactctctccagtagttcctcagctttctt
The window above is part of the Opisthocomus hoazin isolate bOpiHoa1 chromosome 1, bOpiHoa1.hap1, whole genome shotgun sequence genome. Proteins encoded here:
- the LOC142360642 gene encoding proteasomal ATPase-associated factor 1-like isoform X1 is translated as MAATLRIQSDWSEALRRDEGEAWLSCRSPGKPTLYGSLTRRGLSTEGVPDIAASEGFVVGEVTKKSILISCPHENVSTKFLAPYTTFSRIHQKSITCLDISSGGGLGVSTSTDGTMKIWQAANGEIRRLLEGHVYDVNCCRFFPSGLVVLSGGMDAQLKIWSAEDASCVVTFKGHKGGILDAAIVDRGRNVLSCSRDGTARLWDCGKSSCLGVVADCGSPVNGLAVGAADNSLNLGTPGKAPSEREVGTEGKILLLAREDKKLQGVGLQSRQPVFLFIGSDAFNCCTFLSGTYILAGTQDGNIYQLDVRNTNSPIQVIHRSGAPVLSLLPYRDGFIASQGDGTCFIVQQDLDHVLDLTAADCDPVYKVASWEKQIYTCCRDGIVRRYQLSNL
- the LOC142360642 gene encoding proteasomal ATPase-associated factor 1-like isoform X2, which encodes MAATLRIQSDWSEALRRDEGEAWLSCRSPGKPTLYGSLTRRGLSTEGVPDIAASEGFVVGEVTKKSILISCPHENVSTKFLAPYTTFSRIHQKSITCLDISSGGGLGVSTSTDGTMKIWQAANGEIRRLLEGHVYDVNCCRFFPSGLVVLSGGMDAQLKIWSAEDASCVVTFKGHKGGILDAAIVDRGRNVLSCSRDGTARLWDCGKSSCLGVVADCGSPVNGLAVGAADNSLNLGTPGKAPSEREVGTEGKILLLAREDKKLQGVGLQSRQPVFLFIGSDAFNCCTFLSGTYILAGTQDGNIYQLDVRNTNSPIQVIHRSGAPVLSLLPYRDGFIASQGSLLLMQVTEPALSSSRTLITSSISRQRTATLCTRWLPGRSKSTRAAETG